A genomic region of Candidatus Eremiobacteraceae bacterium contains the following coding sequences:
- a CDS encoding DUF5916 domain-containing protein, translating to MKLKTSFAVLAFCVVASTFLLTLDSVAARADTASFTVAIAKVAEDPKIDGTMNDPAWKQATHVSLDWDYQFRRPAEEKTDAYIMADSQFVYVAVVAQQKEPVTATIRTNDVALAADDVVRVYFWPGGDKGFEYFFVATPIGTHNEFSSENSAFAPSWTSAGSRTPDGYIVTMRIPLKVMRGDGRTTWRVQFERAVHVTNQDFEWAHDPSQNGVDNSTFVGYLTGMSPVRASLRPSPRVGVYALGQVGSSSAGGDTSHMGADISLPITNTSSFFSTLHPDYSNVDRDQQSISPTAFARQFSEVRPFFTQGSNSFQNFNCNDCVDYPFLYTPAIPTPTDGYAVEGVQGLASFSAFDALGHFGRSDNAESLSWTTPDRYWQGHVMHFSTILPGVFDSTNMYQLIEGNRRNSSIYFTDAQETGSFVTDPGQAYMREWGLNLYTQKEGFYPAYHEIGQQFAPFDTFVTANDLHGPSLYMTKTWDFAPTAPVLNYTLSQDIQHYDNSAGKLGLADAFTVLTINTKSQFQFQATSGYQYFLIGAYGSTIDQNGAALSYGPNTNAPTTVTYNIGRFGPGYLRTTTRLATLRTGPRGTLTLEGDNTNQTLDFEGAKEVQWLERASFAYQIDPQSSLALGVRHIIGTSPFVTPPPLNLHQPSGACSPRFVSPGCFSDASNLSLAYYHHIGPNELYLVYGDPNQLNTLPAFIIKFVHYFGAQKGT from the coding sequence ATGAAGCTGAAAACCTCGTTCGCGGTTCTAGCTTTCTGCGTCGTCGCGAGTACGTTCTTGCTGACGCTCGACAGCGTTGCGGCCCGTGCGGACACCGCGTCGTTCACTGTGGCGATCGCCAAGGTCGCCGAGGATCCCAAGATCGACGGCACGATGAACGATCCGGCCTGGAAGCAGGCGACGCACGTCTCCCTCGACTGGGATTACCAATTCCGGCGCCCAGCCGAGGAGAAGACCGACGCTTACATCATGGCGGACTCGCAGTTCGTCTATGTGGCGGTGGTCGCGCAGCAGAAGGAACCCGTGACCGCGACGATCCGCACGAACGACGTCGCGCTCGCGGCGGACGACGTCGTGCGCGTCTACTTCTGGCCCGGGGGCGACAAAGGTTTCGAATATTTCTTCGTCGCGACGCCTATCGGCACGCACAACGAGTTCTCATCAGAGAATTCGGCGTTCGCGCCGTCCTGGACGTCGGCCGGATCGCGTACGCCGGACGGCTACATAGTCACGATGCGCATCCCGCTCAAAGTGATGCGGGGCGACGGCCGTACGACGTGGCGCGTGCAGTTCGAACGCGCGGTCCACGTGACGAACCAAGATTTCGAGTGGGCGCACGATCCGTCGCAGAACGGCGTCGACAACTCGACCTTCGTGGGCTACCTCACCGGCATGTCGCCGGTGCGAGCGAGCCTGCGGCCGTCGCCGCGTGTGGGCGTTTATGCGCTCGGCCAGGTCGGCTCGAGTTCTGCAGGCGGCGACACATCGCACATGGGCGCCGACATCTCCCTTCCGATAACGAACACGTCGTCGTTCTTCAGCACGCTCCATCCTGACTATTCGAACGTCGACCGCGACCAGCAATCGATTTCGCCGACCGCGTTCGCGCGCCAGTTCAGCGAAGTGCGCCCGTTCTTCACGCAGGGCTCGAACTCGTTTCAGAACTTCAACTGCAACGATTGCGTCGACTATCCGTTCCTCTATACCCCGGCGATCCCGACGCCGACCGACGGCTATGCGGTCGAGGGCGTTCAGGGCCTCGCCTCTTTTTCCGCCTTCGATGCGCTCGGGCACTTCGGCCGCTCAGACAATGCCGAAAGCCTGTCGTGGACGACGCCCGACAGGTATTGGCAAGGGCACGTCATGCATTTCAGCACGATCTTACCCGGCGTCTTCGACAGCACGAACATGTATCAGCTCATCGAAGGGAACCGGCGAAATTCGAGCATCTACTTCACAGACGCCCAAGAGACGGGATCGTTCGTCACCGATCCGGGTCAAGCGTACATGCGCGAGTGGGGCCTCAACCTCTACACGCAAAAGGAAGGCTTCTATCCGGCGTACCACGAGATCGGTCAGCAGTTCGCTCCGTTCGACACGTTCGTCACGGCGAACGACCTGCATGGCCCGTCGCTCTACATGACAAAGACGTGGGATTTCGCACCGACCGCCCCGGTCCTCAATTACACGCTCTCGCAAGACATCCAGCACTACGACAACAGCGCCGGCAAACTCGGGCTCGCCGACGCGTTCACCGTGTTGACGATCAACACGAAGTCGCAATTCCAATTTCAGGCGACGAGCGGTTATCAGTACTTCCTCATCGGCGCGTACGGGTCGACGATCGACCAGAACGGCGCCGCGCTCAGTTACGGACCGAACACGAACGCGCCGACGACCGTGACGTACAACATCGGGCGTTTCGGGCCGGGCTATCTGCGCACGACGACCCGCCTTGCGACGCTTCGCACCGGACCGCGTGGAACGCTGACGCTCGAGGGCGATAACACGAACCAAACGCTCGACTTCGAAGGTGCCAAGGAAGTACAGTGGCTGGAGCGGGCGAGCTTTGCGTATCAGATCGATCCGCAGTCGTCGCTCGCGCTTGGCGTGCGCCACATCATCGGCACGAGCCCATTCGTAACGCCGCCGCCTCTTAATCTGCATCAGCCGTCGGGGGCGTGCTCGCCGCGTTTCGTATCGCCCGGATGCTTCTCCGACGCGTCGAATCTTTCGCTCGCGTACTACCACCACATCGGTCCGAACGAGTTATACCTCGTCTACGGCGACCCGAACCAGCTGAACACGCTGCCGGCGTTCATCATCAAGTTCGTCCACTACTTCGGCGCCCAAAAAGGCACCTGA
- a CDS encoding tetratricopeptide repeat protein — translation MQAGVTSAESGDYNGAIEQFTLAIAADPSNTDAYRDRAIARDDIGDYKDALSDYTQVLALSPDDSAALGGRGEDRYRLGDYAGADTDFTAYLKQNPDSSNVFMNRGYARAKEGDGAGAAADLRRAVKLDPNNLDIRTSLAAADVEAHNMSAASSDLDAAIHINPKSTALIKMRMQLRMEMGNTAGALDDARRLIKAGNGDPASYDLACQIEADAEQYKDALATCGQAIKLHPNDINAYGTLERVNGMLNRDSAVLDDLNAMVRLEPQSGEAYYSRALFEDGHGDRKAAASDFRTALKLYKLAGDSPHVQQIQVIMQERGY, via the coding sequence GTGCAGGCTGGAGTCACGAGTGCGGAGTCGGGTGACTACAACGGCGCGATCGAGCAATTCACCTTAGCGATCGCGGCTGATCCAAGCAATACAGACGCTTATCGCGACCGCGCGATCGCCCGCGATGACATCGGCGATTATAAAGACGCTCTCAGCGACTACACGCAAGTGCTCGCGCTGTCGCCCGACGACTCCGCCGCGCTTGGAGGCCGTGGAGAGGACCGATATCGGCTCGGTGACTATGCGGGAGCCGACACGGATTTCACGGCCTACCTCAAGCAGAATCCGGATAGTTCGAACGTTTTCATGAACCGAGGATACGCGCGGGCGAAAGAAGGCGACGGGGCAGGAGCAGCAGCCGATTTGCGGCGCGCGGTGAAGCTCGACCCGAACAACCTGGATATCCGCACGTCGCTCGCAGCCGCGGACGTCGAAGCGCACAACATGAGTGCGGCGTCGTCGGATCTGGATGCGGCGATCCACATCAATCCGAAATCGACGGCCTTGATCAAGATGCGCATGCAATTGCGCATGGAAATGGGCAATACAGCTGGTGCGTTGGACGATGCGCGCCGTCTGATCAAAGCGGGCAATGGCGACCCTGCTTCGTACGACCTTGCTTGCCAGATCGAGGCCGATGCCGAGCAGTACAAAGACGCTCTCGCAACGTGCGGTCAGGCGATCAAACTGCACCCGAACGACATCAACGCATACGGTACGTTGGAGCGCGTCAACGGGATGCTCAACCGCGACAGCGCCGTGCTCGACGACCTCAACGCGATGGTCCGTCTCGAACCGCAATCAGGAGAGGCTTACTACAGCCGGGCCCTATTCGAGGATGGTCACGGCGACCGAAAAGCAGCAGCAAGCGACTTTCGCACGGCGCTCAAGCTCTACAAGCTCGCGGGCGACTCGCCTCACGTCCAGCAGATCCAAGTGATCATGCAAGAGCGCGGTTATTAG